The following coding sequences are from one Lolium rigidum isolate FL_2022 chromosome 6, APGP_CSIRO_Lrig_0.1, whole genome shotgun sequence window:
- the LOC124665376 gene encoding uncharacterized protein LOC124665376: protein MLFVLEFVFDSISNKLERIKEICTSVLDCDTRISELINKTQYNLIRIKLVAAVNLHKGKISMEPAEGSHGTPAAVEKGEEGATCTEAAKLEETGEESATCTDATELKEPAQEMMEEKMQTNDFFNICCGTFLSKLSNLFSRSWEEDDTTSLSPMHFTHTPTPPGDAASVATTLQIFSVKLEEIKEEALGSNWPLDVYGTIVARDSVDRNRNVLFHRARNNCQILKEKEASLHLIGPSRAIVAIDPVDFEIELKVKGSSTKSSQDRVLMRQTFIYSGGSESTLLSNTNCKIMLQCAKLENTVQATVVSVRVINWRKRAWPFRHGGKVSCVAKGSVKPQVGGKKVVLQHQLSMANSSQGYLHLSRHAVSVELNGELGVIISSPKHSGHIFFPAQECKSSRGICHLGPYEVEVTVAWSLLIQDKRCFISREECVDDGQAFEHTAKVIQRRKITSVTRSATKIYSLLDLISKSVMKLKTEPKLRISDFSISEVQMHMNYIYFDVSSLLQMMEKVHKGYSATDRQAPRTYYKYGLNAIFNGLHQLCTQLDQMGLLSYKGESQSFSELFRDNITKIKLDELEPPVTSMENVEAAKGKDQVSPSISSSTNIKFEIEEAKEMGGEEEDCDVPQTEQEYFEYYRQGWVYNWSIFCGTFTQTTSLSPMHFTHSTLGHSPRGALVDNTLQIYSMKVTNIENDSGLNWPLRVYGVVAARDTVDRNRNILFSRQRNNCQILTPQDPFLHLTGPSRAIVTAEPADVEIELKVKGTTKSEDSVLMSHLWHYSSSYQGLRTLYTPLEGNYCTLVLSAEQLGASVQATIVGIRVCVPEGKPSPFEYGGRVVCSSLPWRKGKLPDSQHIAADPSFRQVVLQDGSMTCCSKGYLNLSRHVVSVKLRGKLEVVIEAKSRCGAMARKSVVSMDAQGCNISEDVCRLGDSELKITVAWSHLVESKALVSTL from the exons ATGTTGTTCGTCTTGGAGTTCGTGTTCGATTCGATCTCCAACAAGTTGGAGCGGATTAAGGAAATCTGCACTTCCGTCTTGGATTGTGATACAAGAATCTCCGAGTTGATCAACAAGACGCAGTACAACCTGATAAGAATAAAACTGGTGGCCGCAGTCAATCTCCACAAAGGCAAAATATCCATGGAGCCTGCCGAGGGGAGCCATGGCACTCCGGCCGCCGTTGAGAAGGGAGAGGAGGGCGCCACTTGCACCGAGGCCGCAAAATTGGAGGAGACGGGAGAGGAAAGCGCCACTTGCACTGATGCAACAGAATTGAAGGAACCTGCCCAGGAGATGATGGAGGAGAAGATGCAGACTAACGACTTCTTTAATATCTGCTGTGGCACCTTTCTATCCAAGTTGTCCAATTTATTCAGCAGATCATGGGAAGAAGATGATACGA CGTCATTGAGTCCGATGCACTTCACGCACACTCCTACACCGCCGGGTGATGCTGCTTCCGTCGCCACCACCCTGCAGATATTCTCTGTCAAACTCGAAGAGATAAAGGAGGAAGCTCTCGGTTCGAATTGGCCGCTGGATGTGTATGGCACGATTGTTGCCCGTGACTCTGTGGATCGCAATCGCAACGTTCTCTTCCACCGTGCAAGGAATAACTGCCAAATACTCAAGGAAAAG GAGGCTAGTTTGCATTTGATTGGCCCGTCTCGTGCAATCGTTGCCATAGACCCTGTCGACTTCGAAATCGAACTGAAAGTAAAGGGCAGCAGCACAAAGTCATCACAAGATAGAGTGCTGATGCGTCAGACCTTCATCTACAGCGGCGGTAGTGAGAGCACTCTGTTGAGCAATACCAACTGCAAAATCATGTTACAGTGTGCCAAGTTAGAAAACACGGTCCAGGCAACTGTAGTGTCTGTCCGTGTTATTAATTGGAGGAAGAGGGCATGGCCTTTTAGACATGGTGGTAAAGTTAGTTGCGTTGCCAAGGGGTCTGTTAAACCTCAAGTTGGAGGAAAAAAGGTTGTACTCCAACATCAACTGTCGATGGCTAACAGTTCCCAGGGTTACCTTCATTTGTCCAGGCATGCTGTTTCAGTGGAGTTAAACGGAGAGCTGGGAGTTATCATCAGCTCGCCCAAACACAGTGGCCATATCTTCTTCCCAGCCCAGGAATGCAAATCAAGTCGGGGCATCTGTCATCTTGGCCCCTATGAGGTGGAGGTGACTGTTGCTTGGTCACTGCTTATTCAAGACAAGCGGTGTTTTATCTCGAGGGAGGAATGTGTGGATGATGGTCAGGCGTTCGAGCATACTGCGAAGGTGATCCAGAGGAGGAAGATAACATCGGTGACTCGGTCAGCCACGAAGATCTACTCCTTGCTCGATCTTATCTCCAAGAGTGTCATGAAGCTGAAAACCGAGCCAAAGCTGAGGATTAGCGACTTCAGCATTAGTGAGGTCCAGATGCACATGAATTACATATACTTCGACGTGTCCAGTTTGCTGCAGATGATGGAGAAAGTGCACAAGGGTTACTCAGCAACTGATAGGCAGGCGCCTAGGACCTACTATAAATACGGCTTGAATGCAATCTTCAATGGGTTGCACCAGCTCTGCACCCAGTTGGATCAGATGGGGCTTCTTAGTTACAAGGGGGAATCCCAATCGTTTTCCGAGTTGTTCAGGGACAACATCACCAAAATCAAATTGGATGAACTAGAGCCACCGGTAACCTCCATGGAGAATGTGGAGGCAGCCAAGGGGAAGGACCAGGTGTCACCGAGCATTTCCTCTTCCACAAACATTAAATTTGAGATAGAGGAAGCCAAGGAGATGGGAGGGGAAGAGGAAGATTGCGATGTGCCTCAGACTGAGCAGGAGTACTTTGAGTACTACCGCCAGGGCTGGGTATACAATTGGTCCATATTTTGTGGCACCTTCACACAGACGA CATCATTGAGTCCGATGCACTTTACACACAGTACACTGGGACACAGCCCACGTGGTGCTTTGGTCGATAACACTCTGCAGATATACTCCATGAAAGTCACAAATATAGAAAATGATTCTGGCTTGAACTGGCCGCTGCGGGTGTACGGCGTAGTTGCTGCACGAGACACAGTGGATCGCAATCGCAacattctcttctcccgtcagagGAATAACTGCCAAATACTCACTCCACAG GATCCATTTTTGCACTTGACTGGTCCATCTCGTGCAATTGTGACTGCGGAACCTGCTGACGTGGAAATCGAGCTGAAAGTGAAGGGCACAACAAAGTCTGAAGATAGCGTGTTGATGAGCCATCTCTGGCACTACAGCAGCAGTTATCAAGGGCTACGCACTCTATATACCCCTCTGGAAGGAAACTATTGCACATTGGTGTTAAGCGCAGAGCAACTTGGAGCCTCAGTCCAGGCAACCATCGTGGGTATCCGTGTCTGTGTTCCTGAAGGGAAACCAAGTCCTTTTGAGTATGGCGGCCGAGTTGTTTGCTCCTCTCTACCTTGGAGGAAAGGCAAGTTGCCCGACTCTCAACACATTGCTGCTGACCCCTCATTTCGGCAAGTTGTGCTTCAAGATGGATCAATGACTTGTTGTTCAAAGGGTTACCTTAATCTATCAAGGCATGTCGTCTCTGTTAAATTGCGGGGAAAGCTTGAAGTTGTGATTGAAGCCAAATCGCGATGTGGGGCTATGGCTCGGAAGTCAGTAGTATCCATGGATGCCCAGGGGTGCAATATATCTGAGGATGTATGTCGCCTTGGGGACTCTGAGCTGAAGATCACTGTTGCTTGGTCCCATCTTGTTGAGAGCAAGGCGTTGGTCTCGACGCTATGA